One segment of Kryptolebias marmoratus isolate JLee-2015 linkage group LG23, ASM164957v2, whole genome shotgun sequence DNA contains the following:
- the LOC108249007 gene encoding sodium/hydrogen exchanger 2 isoform X1, with protein MEPFVFLGNKSGASWMTFALILCCAVGTCELQEPKPTVPNDFQTVSPTQDDINKPQVFPEKEKTNLPMFTLHYSRIQVPFEFTMWVLLASFAKIGFNIYQKVTIWIPESCLLIGIGLIVGAIMHSVKEEPPAVLSSNVFFLYMLPPIVLDSGYFMPTRPFFENVGTVLWYAVVGTLWNSIGIGLSLFAICQFEVFGVQDINLQENLLFASIISAVDPVAALNVFDDVGVNEQMYIVIFGEGLFNDAVTVVLYSMFAFMTDMPVVESIDVFLGVARFFVVGIGGTLFGFLFGFVAAFTSRFTNKVREIEPLFIFMFSYLSYLVAELFAISSVMAIIVCAITMKYYVEENVSQRSCTTIRHVVKMLATISETLIFFFLGVVTITTEHEWNWAYILFTLLFAFMWRGLGILVLTQIVNPFRTIQLSLRDQFGLAYGGLRGAICFALVFTLPESTNRRNLFVTASIAIIIFTVAVQGISIRPIVECIKIRRTNKDLNTINVEIHTRTMEHVICGIEDLCGQWGHYYWKDKYSRFNQFHPPHKERKVQNKLKRLPVFIFSLRFKKFNDRVLRRILLRDNRAESSIVSLYKRLELQNAIELLDTPMGDISAAPSLVSLQDEKKEASRPKKKFLAADIKKMHNILSKNMYKIRHRTMVSKYNLPEDSRTREILIRRHASIRRSLRAGSFREQPAQSIAKSQKYYSLQPGGNLDSAFALRRQSHAVSELEHLQSSGASPRSSSRSLVPLKRLNTIEEPTAASEHPGGRAGSGSRGRKPPVPAPRRRSSRRAEEEEENNVVSEHPAGGEEQDPPPPQGWVPENRDPRENEAEDPLLRPSSRRPQRSQTP; from the exons ATGGAGCCATTTGTTTTCCTCGGGAATAAAAGTGGAGCCTCCTGGATGACTTTCGCCCTCATCCTCTGTTGTGCCGTAGGGACCTGCGAGCTTCAAGAACCCAAACCCACAGTGCCAAACGACTTCCAAACTGTCTCACCTACCCAGGATGATATCAATAAACCCCAGGTGTTCCCAGAGAAGGAGAAGACCAACCTTCCGATGTTTACCCTTCACTATTCTCGGATCCAAGTCCCCTTCGAGTTTACAATGTGGGTACTGTTGGCTTCCTTTGCTAAAATTG GTTTCAACATTTACCAGAAAGTCACCATCTGGATCCCCGAGTCCTGCCTCCTGATCGGCATTGGCCTCATTGTTGGCGCCATCATGCACTCGGTGAAGGAGGAGCCCCCTGCAGTGCTCAGCTCCAACGTCTTCTTCCTCTACATGCTCCCACCCATCGTCCTGGACAGCGGCTACTTTATGCCCACCAGGCCATTCTTTGAGAACGTGGGCACGGTGCTGTGGTACGCTGTGGTGGGAACGCTGTGGAACAGCATCGGCATCGGGCTCTCCCTCTTCGCCATCTGCCAGTTTGAAGTGTTTGGGGTTCAGGACATCAACCTGCAG GAGAACTTGCTCTTTGCCTCCATCATCTCTGCCGTGGACCCCGTGGCGGCCCTCAACGTGTTTGATGACGTTGGAGTCAACGAGCAGATGTATATCGTCATCTTTGGAGAGGGACTCTTCAACGACGCTGTCACTGTG gtTCTCTACAGCATGTTTGCCTTTATGACCGACATGCCGGTGGTTGAATCCATCGATGTGTTTCTGGGAGTGGCCCGGTTCTTCGTGGTGGGGATTGGTGGCACGCTCTTCGGCTTCCTGTTTGGGTTTGTGGCTGCGTTCACCTCGAGGTTCACAAACAAAGTCCGTGAGATCGAGCCCCTCTTCATCTTCATGTTCAGCTACCTGTCCTACTTGGTGGCCGAGCTGTTTGCCATCTCCAGCGTCATGGC aATTATCGTCTGCGCCATAACCATGAAGTACTACGTGGAGGAGAACGTGTCCCAGAGGTCCTGCACCACCATTCGCCACGTCGTCAAGATGCTGGCCACCATCTCGGAAACGctcatcttcttcttcctggGCGTCGTTACCATAACGACCGAGCACGAGTGGAACTGGGCCTACATCCTGTTCACGCTGCTGTTCGCCTTCATGTGGAGGGGACTCg GCATTCTGGTGCTAACCCAGATCGTCAACCCCTTCCGGACAATCCAGTTAAGTTTAAGGGACCAGTTTGGCCTGGCCTACGGAGGCCTGCGAGGGGCAATCTGCTTCGCCCTGGTCTTCACCTTACCTGAAAGCACCAACAGGAGGAACCTGTTCGTCACGGCTTCAATCGCCATCATTATATTTACGGTTGCCGTTCAG GGCATCAGCATCCGTCCCATAGTGGAGTGCATCAAGATCAGAAGGACCAACAAAGATCTGAACACGATCAACGTAGAGATCCACACCAGG ACCATGGAGCACGTCATATGTGGCATCGAGGACCTGTGTGGACAGTGGGGTCACTACTACTGGAAAGACAAGTACTCCCGTTTCAACCAATTCCATCCACCCCACAAGGAGCGAAAAGTTCAAAACAAGCTCAAACgtttacctgtttttattttctccttaaGGTTTAAAAAGTTCAACGATCGCGTCCTGAGGCGCATCCTCCTGCGAGACAACCGAGCCGAGTCGAGCATCGTGTCtctgtacaagaggctggagcTGCAGAACGCCATCGAGCTCCTGGACACGCCGATGGGCGACATCAGCGCGGCGCCATCTCTCGTTTCTCTGCA GGATGAGAAGAAGGAGGCGTCTCGACCAAAGAAGAAGTTTCTCGCTGCAGAcataaagaaaatgcacaacATCCTGTCAAAGAACATGTACAAGATCCGCCACAGG ACGATGGTCAGCAAATACAATCTCCCGGAAGACAGCCGAACCAGAGAGATTCTGATTCGCCGCCACGCGAGCATCCGGCGAAGCCTCCGCGCTGGAAGTTTTCGTGAGCAG CCAGCACAGAGCATCGCTAAATCCCAGAAGTACTACTCCCTGCAGCCTGGTGGGAATCTGGATTCTGCTTTCGCTCTCAGAAGACAAAGTCATG ctgtttctgaGTTGGAGCACCTCCAATCGTCTGGCGCGTCTCCACGCTCCTCATCCCGCTCTTTGGTCCCTCTGAAGAGGCTGAACACCATCGAGGAGCCAACAGCTGCCTCCGAACATCCCGGCGGACGGGCGGGCTCTGGTTCCAGAGGCAGGAAACCACCAGTTCCAGCACCGAGGAGACGCAGCTCACGTcgggcagaagaagaagaagaaaacaacgtTGTCTCTGAACATCCAGCAGGAGGTGAGGAAcaagaccctcctcctcctcaaggTTGGGTCCCTGAAAACAGGGATCCAAGAGAAAACGAAGCTGAAGATCCACTCCTGAGACCCTCGTCACGCAGGCCTCAACGCTCACAGACACCATAA
- the LOC108249007 gene encoding sodium/hydrogen exchanger 2 isoform X2, translated as MEPFVFLGNKSGASWMTFALILCCAVGTCELQEPKPTVPNDFQTVSPTQDDINKPQVFPEKEKTNLPMFTLHYSRIQVPFEFTMWVLLASFAKIGFNIYQKVTIWIPESCLLIGIGLIVGAIMHSVKEEPPAVLSSNVFFLYMLPPIVLDSGYFMPTRPFFENVGTVLWYAVVGTLWNSIGIGLSLFAICQFEVFGVQDINLQENLLFASIISAVDPVAALNVFDDVGVNEQMYIVIFGEGLFNDAVTVVLYSMFAFMTDMPVVESIDVFLGVARFFVVGIGGTLFGFLFGFVAAFTSRFTNKVREIEPLFIFMFSYLSYLVAELFAISSVMAIIVCAITMKYYVEENVSQRSCTTIRHVVKMLATISETLIFFFLGVVTITTEHEWNWAYILFTLLFAFMWRGLGILVLTQIVNPFRTIQLSLRDQFGLAYGGLRGAICFALVFTLPESTNRRNLFVTASIAIIIFTVAVQGISIRPIVECIKIRRTNKDLNTINVEIHTRTMEHVICGIEDLCGQWGHYYWKDKFKKFNDRVLRRILLRDNRAESSIVSLYKRLELQNAIELLDTPMGDISAAPSLVSLQDEKKEASRPKKKFLAADIKKMHNILSKNMYKIRHRTMVSKYNLPEDSRTREILIRRHASIRRSLRAGSFREQPAQSIAKSQKYYSLQPGGNLDSAFALRRQSHAVSELEHLQSSGASPRSSSRSLVPLKRLNTIEEPTAASEHPGGRAGSGSRGRKPPVPAPRRRSSRRAEEEEENNVVSEHPAGGEEQDPPPPQGWVPENRDPRENEAEDPLLRPSSRRPQRSQTP; from the exons ATGGAGCCATTTGTTTTCCTCGGGAATAAAAGTGGAGCCTCCTGGATGACTTTCGCCCTCATCCTCTGTTGTGCCGTAGGGACCTGCGAGCTTCAAGAACCCAAACCCACAGTGCCAAACGACTTCCAAACTGTCTCACCTACCCAGGATGATATCAATAAACCCCAGGTGTTCCCAGAGAAGGAGAAGACCAACCTTCCGATGTTTACCCTTCACTATTCTCGGATCCAAGTCCCCTTCGAGTTTACAATGTGGGTACTGTTGGCTTCCTTTGCTAAAATTG GTTTCAACATTTACCAGAAAGTCACCATCTGGATCCCCGAGTCCTGCCTCCTGATCGGCATTGGCCTCATTGTTGGCGCCATCATGCACTCGGTGAAGGAGGAGCCCCCTGCAGTGCTCAGCTCCAACGTCTTCTTCCTCTACATGCTCCCACCCATCGTCCTGGACAGCGGCTACTTTATGCCCACCAGGCCATTCTTTGAGAACGTGGGCACGGTGCTGTGGTACGCTGTGGTGGGAACGCTGTGGAACAGCATCGGCATCGGGCTCTCCCTCTTCGCCATCTGCCAGTTTGAAGTGTTTGGGGTTCAGGACATCAACCTGCAG GAGAACTTGCTCTTTGCCTCCATCATCTCTGCCGTGGACCCCGTGGCGGCCCTCAACGTGTTTGATGACGTTGGAGTCAACGAGCAGATGTATATCGTCATCTTTGGAGAGGGACTCTTCAACGACGCTGTCACTGTG gtTCTCTACAGCATGTTTGCCTTTATGACCGACATGCCGGTGGTTGAATCCATCGATGTGTTTCTGGGAGTGGCCCGGTTCTTCGTGGTGGGGATTGGTGGCACGCTCTTCGGCTTCCTGTTTGGGTTTGTGGCTGCGTTCACCTCGAGGTTCACAAACAAAGTCCGTGAGATCGAGCCCCTCTTCATCTTCATGTTCAGCTACCTGTCCTACTTGGTGGCCGAGCTGTTTGCCATCTCCAGCGTCATGGC aATTATCGTCTGCGCCATAACCATGAAGTACTACGTGGAGGAGAACGTGTCCCAGAGGTCCTGCACCACCATTCGCCACGTCGTCAAGATGCTGGCCACCATCTCGGAAACGctcatcttcttcttcctggGCGTCGTTACCATAACGACCGAGCACGAGTGGAACTGGGCCTACATCCTGTTCACGCTGCTGTTCGCCTTCATGTGGAGGGGACTCg GCATTCTGGTGCTAACCCAGATCGTCAACCCCTTCCGGACAATCCAGTTAAGTTTAAGGGACCAGTTTGGCCTGGCCTACGGAGGCCTGCGAGGGGCAATCTGCTTCGCCCTGGTCTTCACCTTACCTGAAAGCACCAACAGGAGGAACCTGTTCGTCACGGCTTCAATCGCCATCATTATATTTACGGTTGCCGTTCAG GGCATCAGCATCCGTCCCATAGTGGAGTGCATCAAGATCAGAAGGACCAACAAAGATCTGAACACGATCAACGTAGAGATCCACACCAGG ACCATGGAGCACGTCATATGTGGCATCGAGGACCTGTGTGGACAGTGGGGTCACTACTACTGGAAAGACAA GTTTAAAAAGTTCAACGATCGCGTCCTGAGGCGCATCCTCCTGCGAGACAACCGAGCCGAGTCGAGCATCGTGTCtctgtacaagaggctggagcTGCAGAACGCCATCGAGCTCCTGGACACGCCGATGGGCGACATCAGCGCGGCGCCATCTCTCGTTTCTCTGCA GGATGAGAAGAAGGAGGCGTCTCGACCAAAGAAGAAGTTTCTCGCTGCAGAcataaagaaaatgcacaacATCCTGTCAAAGAACATGTACAAGATCCGCCACAGG ACGATGGTCAGCAAATACAATCTCCCGGAAGACAGCCGAACCAGAGAGATTCTGATTCGCCGCCACGCGAGCATCCGGCGAAGCCTCCGCGCTGGAAGTTTTCGTGAGCAG CCAGCACAGAGCATCGCTAAATCCCAGAAGTACTACTCCCTGCAGCCTGGTGGGAATCTGGATTCTGCTTTCGCTCTCAGAAGACAAAGTCATG ctgtttctgaGTTGGAGCACCTCCAATCGTCTGGCGCGTCTCCACGCTCCTCATCCCGCTCTTTGGTCCCTCTGAAGAGGCTGAACACCATCGAGGAGCCAACAGCTGCCTCCGAACATCCCGGCGGACGGGCGGGCTCTGGTTCCAGAGGCAGGAAACCACCAGTTCCAGCACCGAGGAGACGCAGCTCACGTcgggcagaagaagaagaagaaaacaacgtTGTCTCTGAACATCCAGCAGGAGGTGAGGAAcaagaccctcctcctcctcaaggTTGGGTCCCTGAAAACAGGGATCCAAGAGAAAACGAAGCTGAAGATCCACTCCTGAGACCCTCGTCACGCAGGCCTCAACGCTCACAGACACCATAA